In Romboutsia lituseburensis, a genomic segment contains:
- a CDS encoding thiamine pyrophosphate-dependent enzyme: MSVVFKKTNGLTEAQTHYCPGCTHGIIHRLVGEVLEELDVLGDTIGVAPVGCSVLAYNYFNCDMQEASHGRAPAAATGIKRVHPDKTVFTYQGDGDLASIGTAEIVHAAARGEKFTTIFVNNAIYGMTGGQMAPTTLVGQKATTAPRGREIDKQGFPIRMSEMLSTLPGAVFVERVSVDTPANVRKAKKAIKKAFQVQQAGLGFGIVEVLSTCPTNWGLAPNDALQWLRDNMMPYYPIGNVKDVDLNGEVK, encoded by the coding sequence ATGTCAGTTGTATTTAAGAAAACTAACGGTTTAACAGAAGCTCAAACACATTACTGTCCAGGATGTACTCATGGTATAATTCATAGATTAGTAGGAGAAGTATTAGAAGAATTAGATGTGTTAGGAGATACTATAGGTGTTGCTCCAGTTGGATGTTCAGTTTTAGCTTATAACTATTTTAACTGTGATATGCAAGAAGCATCTCATGGTAGAGCACCAGCAGCTGCTACAGGAATAAAGAGAGTTCATCCTGATAAGACTGTATTTACATACCAAGGGGATGGAGACTTAGCTTCAATAGGTACAGCTGAAATAGTTCATGCTGCAGCTAGAGGAGAAAAATTCACTACTATATTCGTAAATAATGCTATCTACGGAATGACTGGAGGGCAAATGGCTCCAACTACATTAGTTGGGCAAAAAGCTACTACAGCTCCTAGAGGTAGAGAAATAGATAAACAAGGTTTCCCAATAAGAATGAGCGAAATGTTATCTACATTACCAGGTGCAGTATTCGTAGAGAGAGTTTCTGTAGATACTCCTGCTAATGTTAGAAAAGCTAAAAAAGCAATAAAGAAAGCTTTCCAAGTTCAACAAGCTGGATTAGGATTTGGTATAGTTGAAGTATTATCTACTTGTCCAACTAACTGGGGATTAGCTCCAAATGATGCTTTACAATGGTTAAGAGATAATATGATGCCATATTATCCTATAGGAAATGTAAAAGATGTTGATCTTAATGGGGAGGTGAAGTAA